TTGCCCCTGCGGGCACGTTCACGTCAGCATCCGAGCCTAACGCTGACGCCCTCGGCTCTTCCTCCCGCTCCTCTGAACTCACCACGGCCTCCACTCGCCCCCTTGCAATCTGTGAGCTAGACGCTCCAAGGACCGCGCGAGCGAGCTGGGTTCGCCGCGATAGGTCACTGGTACGCGCCATGCACACACTGACAACTCACGGAGTCGAACGAACTTATTCACACCTACGTCCTTATCAGCTCCAGCTGCATGTCAGCGCCGCGTACGCTCAAACTCTAGTCCAACATGTCGTTAGGGGAACGCTGAACGGGACACCTACGCTGGAGGCGAGTGCCACGACAAAGCGGCGAACATGCCCCACAAGACCCGCCCGCGAAAGTGTCCGGTCAAGGTAGGACTTCCGGCGACACTTGGGAGATACCCTCGCTGAAGATCGGCTACACCCGAGTGTCAACCACCCAGCAGGACCTCACAGTTCAGTTGCAAGGACTTGCGGCACTCGTCGTCGCTCAGGACCGCGGCTATGTTGACCACGGGCTCACGGGCACAACGCGCGAGCGGCCGGGTTTGCGGGAGGCCCTGGCCGCTTGTCGAGCCGGCGACACGCTCGTGGTGACCAAACTGGACCGACTCGCCCGCTCGGTGCCGGACGCCCGCGATATCGTTGCTGAGTTGATTGCGAAGGGCACCCGCCTTCAGATCGCGGGATCCGTCCACGATCCGACCGATCCCGTGGGCCGGCTCCTGTTCAGCGTCCTGACACGCAGGTCGCCGCGGGTGCTTCGATCCATTCGGGCCGCTATGCGTCGCGCACGGTGCAGTTCGCTAAGCCGAGCACGCGGATGTCCGCATCGAGCGCGGCGAACCGAGCTCGCCGGAGCCCAGTGAGATGCCCCGCACGGGCTCTCCTGTGCCCACGATGGCCGCAGCGCCCGCGCTCCTCGCCCTGCTCGCGGGTGGCACGCTCCTCGTGCGGCGACGCCTGCACGCGCTGTGACGGCGCCCGCGAGCCCAGGAGGTCAGGAATCGAGAAGCGTCCGGCCCCCCGCCCCTCGTATCGTCGTGCTCACGGACGGCGAACCGGGCCGGCGTCATCGCCGGCCGGCCGGCGCCTCCCCCATCCGAGAACACACGAAGGGACGACGTCGATGGCCGACGACCGCGACACCGCAGAACACGGATTCACCGCCGCCGAACGGGCGGCGATCAAGCAGCGCGCCGCCGAGCTCCGGGAGCAGGGCGGGAAGGGGTCGGCGAAGAAGGCACGCGAGGCACAGGCCTGCCTCGACGCGATCGCCGCGCTCGAGGGCTCGGACCGGCAGATCGCCGAGCGTCTCCACGCCGTCGTGACCGAGGAGGCCCCGCAACTCGACCCGAAGACGTGGTACGGCTTCCCGTCCTACGCCCGGGACGGGAAGGTCGTCGTGTTCTTCCAGCCGGCCGCGAAATTCGACACGCGCTACGGCACGATCGGCTTCAACGAGGACGCCCACCTCGATGAGGGCGTGTTCTGGCCGGTGGCCTACGCCACGCTCGAGGTGACGGCGGCCGTGGAGGAGGAGCTGCGAGAACTCGTGCGCGCGGCCGCGGGCTGACGCGTTCGACCGGCGGTCTCGGGCCGGGCACCGCCGCCGTGTCCCGCCGGCGCGTTCACTCCTGCTCGCGCGTGCCCGCCCCGGCGTGGGCGCCGGTGAGAACCGCCGGATCGGTGAAGTCCATCGCCGCGACCTCCGGGTGGTGCAGGTCGAAGGCGGGGCGCTCCGAGCGGATCCGGGGCAGCCTCAGGAAGTTGTGCCGCGGGGGCGGGCACGAGGTCGCCCACTCGAGCGACATGCCGTAACCCCACGGATCGTCCATCTCGACCCGCGGCGCATGCCTATGCGTCTTGTACACGTTGTAGATGAACACGAGCGTCGACAGGCCCAGCACGAACGAGGAGATCGACGAGATCTGATTCATGATCACGAAGTCGGGTTCGGGCAGATAGTCGACCACCCGGCGCTGCATGCCCATGACTCCGAGCCAGTGCTGGATGAGGAACGTGCCCCAGAATCCCAGGAACAGCAGCCAGAAGTGGATCTTTCCGAGCCGCTCGTCGAGCATCTTGCCCGTCCACTTCGGCCACCAGAAGTAGAAGCCGGCGAACATCGCGAACACCACGGTGCCGAAGACCGTGTAGTGGAAGTGCGCGACGATGAAATACGAGTCCGTCACGTGGAAGTCGAGCGAGGGGTTCGCGATGATCACCCCGGTCATGCCGCCGAACAGGAACGTGGCCAGGAACCCCATCGACCAGATCATCGGGGTCTCGAACGTGATCTTGCCGCGCCACATCGTGCCGAGCCAGTTGAAGAACTTCACCCCGGTGGGCACGGCGATGAGCATGCTCATGATCGCGAAGAACGGCAGCAGCACCGCCCCGGTCGCGAACATGTGGTGCGCCCACACGGTCATCGACAGCGCCGAGATGGCGATCGTCGCGAACACCAGGCCCTTGTAGCCGAAGACCGGCTTGCGGGAGAACACCGGGAAGGTCTCGGAGACGATCCCGAAGAACGGCACCGCGATGATGTAGACCTCGGGGTGCCCGAAGAACCAGAAGAGGTGCTGCCACAGCATCGCTCCCCCGTTCTCGGGGGCGAACACCTGGGCCCCGAGGATCCGGTCCGCCCCGAGGCCGAACAGGGCGGAGGCGAGCACGGGGAAGGCCATGAGCGCGAGAACGGCGGTGAGCAGGATGTTCCAGGTGAAGATCGGCATCCGGAACATGGTCATGCCCGGGCCTCGCATGCACAGGATGGTCGTGATGAAGTTGACCGATCCGAGGATCGTGCCGAAGCCGGTCATCGCGAGCCCCATGACCCACAGATCCCCGCCGGCTCCGGGGGAGAACGTCGCATCCGACAGCGGCGCGTAGCCGAACCAGCCGAAGCTCGCGGCCCCGCCGGGGGTGAGGAACCCGGCGACCACCATGATCCCGCCGAGCACGTACAGCCAGTAGGCGAACATGTTCAGTCGCGGGAAGGCGACGTCGGGCGCGCCGATCTGCAGCGGCACCATGATGTTGCCGAAGCCGATGAACAGCGGGGTGGCGAACAGCAGCAGCATGATCGTGCCGTGCATCGTGAACAGCTCGTTGTACTGTCCCGGCGAGCTGACGATCTGGATGCCGGGCTCGAACAGCTCGCCGCGGATGACCATCGCCATGAGTCCGCCGAGGCAGAAGAACACGAAGGTGGTGGTGATGTACATGTAGCCGATCACCTTGTGATCGGTGCTCGTGACCCATTTGACGATCGTGCGGCCCAACGTCTGCCGCTCGGGGGCGAGCCCCGGGGTCTGCTCCACGGCCTCCTGTGTCGCCATGCTCACTGCTCCTCGGTCACCTTGCCAGCACCGCACCGTGTCGTCGCGGTCGCATCCGGTTCCGGTCTGATCCGAGGCCGCACAGCCGTCGGATCCGGGCCGTGTGTTCCATCGTCCGACCGCGGTGTCGCGTTGGGAAGGGGTGAGCCCGGATTTCTTCCGGCCGGGGCTCAGCCCGGCAGCACGCGCGCGAGCGAGTCGAGGGCCGCCACCCGGTCCTCACCGTGGGGGAAGATCGAGACCGAGGTGGCACCGGCGGCGAGGAGCTCCTCGATCCGGCCGCGTACCCGTTCCGGGGTGCCGGCGAGCGCGAGGGTCTCGACCCAGCTCGCGGGCATCGCGGCCGCGAACTCCGCATCGCCGGGGTGGGCGCGGTCGAGCTCTCGCCATTCCCGCGCGAACGGCAGCGGGTCGATGTGTCTCGTCCAGTCGGGACCGCGGAGGCCAGCCACCGCGGCCCGGGCGGCGTCGACGGCGCGCGCCGAGTCGTCGTCGACGAAGCCGAGATTGTAGACGGGAAGCAGGAACCGGTCGCCGGCCGCCGCACCGATCTGCTCGCGCACCCGCGTGAGGAACTCCGGCGTCGACGGCTCGGCGAGCATGACGCCGTCCATGCTCTCGCCCGCGAGCGCGAGTGAGCGTGGACCGCGCACGCCCGCGATGATCGGCGGCACCACGCTCGGCGGCTGATCGAGGGTGACGTCGTCGAGGTGCACGTAGCGCCCGGTCACGGTCACGCGCTCGCCCCGCAGCAGCGCCCGGAGCGCTTCGGCGGTCTCCCGCATGAGGGTGAGCGGACTTGCCGGCCACGCCCCGACCTGCCGCATCCACGAGGTGACGCCGTGCCCGAGACCGATCGTGACCCGGCCCGGGAACATTCCCGCGAGAGTCGCGATCTCCATCGCGAGGAACGCGGGGTTGCGCACCCCGGCGGGCAGGATGCCGATGCCGACGTGGAGGCCGTCGCTCCAGGCGAGCGCGGCGGCCGCCTGCGCGATCCCGCCGGAGTAGCTCAGGTCCTCCACCACCCACAGCTCCCCGAAGCCGGCGGAGTCGGCGGTGGTCACGAAGTCACGGAGGCGGTCGGCGGGCAGGTCGCGGGGCGCGACGACCCCGATGGGCGCACGGTCGGAGGGAGGCATGCCCTCCACCGTGCCAGGGCCCACCCGACCGCGCACGCCGTTCAGGCGGCCGCTGGACTGCCCCGTCGACCCGTTCGGCTAAGCACACGCGAACCGCGCACGCTCGGGTTGCTAGCGTGTTCGGATGATCATGGACGACGACGCCCCGCCTCGCGTACGCATCGGCGTCTGCGTCCTGCCCGAGCGCCCGTGGGCGCAGTCTGCGGACCTGTGGCGCCGGATCGAGGGACTCGGCGCCGACCACGCCTGGACCTACGACCATCTGGTCTGGGGCGGCCTGCCCGACTCGCCGTGGCACTCGACCATGCCGACGCTGGCCGCGGCGGCCACCGTGACCGAGCGCATGGGGCTGGGCACCTTCGTGGCCTCCCCGAACTTCCGCCACCCGGCCCTGCTGGCCAAGGACGCCGTGACCCTCGACGACCTCACGGGCGGCCGGTTCCTGCTCGGTCTCGGCGCCGGCGGGGATCTCGACAGCGGCCTGCTCGGCACCTCACCCCCGCGGGCCGAGCGGACCCGCCGCTTCGCCGAGTTCACGGGCCTGCTCGACCGGCTCCTGACCGAGGACCACACCCGCCACGACGGCGAGTTCTACACGGTCACAGGCGCCCGGCTGCTGCCGGGCTGCGTGCAGCAGCCCCGGGTGCCGTTCCTCGTGGCCGCGAACGGGCCGCGGGGTATGCGCGTCGCGGCCACCCGCGGCGAGTCCTGGGTGACCACGGGCCCTCAGCGAGGCCCCGCACCCGGGCGAGCGGACGACGTCCACACGCAGCTCGAGCAGTGGTGGGAGGGCGTGGCGGGCCTGACCGCGCGGCTCACCGAGGTCGAGGCGGCGGTCCGCCCGCCGGGGCACGCTCCCCTGGGGCGGGTCCTCTCCCTCGATGCGGCGGGCCCGGCGGCGCTCTCGGACGCCGGCTTCGCCCGGGAGCAGGTCGCCCGGGCGGGTGAGCTCGGCTTCACCGACGTGATCGTGCACTGGCCCCGCGCCGCCGATCCCTATCGGGGCAGCGAGGCGGCGCTCGAGCAGCTCCTCGCCGGGTAGCGCCCGTCGGGCCGCCCTGTGCCGCCCCATGCCCGGAGGTATCGCCCACTGATCGAGGACGACGTCGCTCGCCGTGCCCGTGCCGGCTCACGCGGGCGACACGCTAGCCGCGCGGCTCGACGGCGCCCTCCCGCGTGCCCGAACTCGTGGGCACCACTCTCCGCAGCGCCGCCCGCGGCGTCTCCCCCGTGCGCGGGGTGAGCCGGTCCTGCTCCTCGGCGTCCAGGATCACCTGGGCCGCCTGGGCGAGTTCGGCACTCATCGCCCGCGCGTACGCGCGCAGCTCACCGAGCGCGGTGTCCGCCGCGAGGTCGAAGCGGGCCCGGAGGATCCCCTGCGCCTGGCTGATCAGTTCACGCGAGGCCAGCGCGACCTTGAGCCCGGATTCGGCATGAGCCGAGGCGAGGGCGACCGCGGCATGGCTGGCGAAGATCTTCACGACCCGGACATCGTGCGTGCCGAAGGCCCGAGGCCGGCGCGCGAACAGGTTGAGCGACGCGTATCGACGCAGTCGCGTCCGCAACGGAACACAGAGCACGCTGCCGAATCCCAGGGCGGCGACACCCGCCGACCACGGCGCCCAATGCGGCTCGCTGTGGGTGTCGCTGACCATGACGATGTCGCCCCGCTCGAGGAGCTCCGCACACGGTCCGCCCTGGAGTCGGAGCCGCAGGTCCTGATCGCACACGTCCCCGGCGACGGTGGTCGCGGTCACAGTGAAGCCGGTGCCCGCCATGACCGTCGCGGCCGCGTCGCATTCCGTCTCCGCCATGGCGTATTCGACGATCCGGGCCATCGTCTGCTCGACGCTCGTGCACTCGCGCAGATCGAGCGCCATGGCGGCGATGTGCAACTCGGTGCCGGCCGCCTCGTCGTCGCCGTCCTTGCGGACCAGCGGCCCCTCACTCGTCGGTGCGACATCCATCATTGCCTCCCTGCCGATCGCGGCCCTTCGGCCTCGCTTCGAACGCCATCGCGCGACTGCGGACCCGGGAGGGAGGACTCGGGAATCATCGACACCCCCACCACTTCGGCAGCGGCACTCTCGCGTTGTCGGGGTCTCGGACCAACACCTTCAGGATACCGGGCGCGGCCGGTCACGCCAACGGGTCGCCCGGCATCCGTCTCCTCCCTGCGCGCCCACCTGCGGCGCCCTCTGCGCGCACTACTGCGAACCTCGGCGAATGTCCCTACTGTGGGGTGCTGGAGGAGTTCGTCGACGCTCGTGCGCCGACGTCGACGGTCGGGCGGAGGTGATCGAGGTGAGTCCTGACGACGCGGGCGCCCGCAGAGACTGGCATGCTCGCGCCCTCGAGCTGGTCACCGCCGAGTGCGCCCTCGGCGCCCCCGAACTGCCCACCCTGGAAGCGGTGTGCCGCGTGCTCGCGCGGGAACTGGACGCGATGGGCGTCGTGGCGAGCACGATGTCGGGCCGTGGCGACGAGGCCGTGCTCGCGACCTCCGGACCGGTCGGTGCGGCCCTCGGCGAGCTGCAGTTCACCGCGGGCCAGGGGCCCTCCTACGACGCGTTCGAGACCCACCGCCCCGCGCTGGCGCCGGATCTGGCCGCGGAGCTGTTTCGGTGGCCCGGCTACGCCACCGCCGCCGCCGACGCCGGTGTGGGCTCGGTCTTCGCGTTTCCGCTGGGTCTGGGCGCCGCGGGGCTCGGAGTGCTGACCGTCTTCGCCCGACCGGCCGGCCCGCTGAGCGATGAGCGCCTCTCCCTGGCGCTCGGATGTGCCGACCTCGCGACCGAACTCCTGCTCGCGAACCCCGAGGGCATCCTCACCGACCCGAGCGCGGCCGAGCCGGGGCCGCCGCTCGGGTACCGCTCGCACGTGTACCAGGCTCAGGGCATGGTCATGGTCCAGCTCGGCACCACCCTGGTCGATGCGCTGGCGCGCATGCGCGCCCACGCGTTCGCGACGGATCGGAGCGTCACCGAGGTGGCGGAGCAGATCATCGGCGGGCGGCTCGTTCTGGACCCGACCGACCCGTGAAGCCTACGCTGGCAGATGGAGAATGGAGTGACGAGATGATTGCCACCGACCAGGTATCGAGAATATTCGTGGAGATGGCCGACACGCTGGTCACGGATTTCGATCTCGTCGACTTCTTGTACGGCCTGGCCACGTCCGCCGTGACGGTCACCGGCGCGGACGCGGCCGGCATCCTGCTCGCCGGTCACGACGGACACCTGCGGTTCATGGCCGCCTCGAGCGAACAGGCCACGCTGCTGGAGATCTTCCAGGCCAACAGCGAGCAGGGCCCGTGTCAGGATTCCTACCGAAGCGGCGCTCC
The window above is part of the Pseudactinotalea sp. HY158 genome. Proteins encoded here:
- a CDS encoding recombinase family protein; translated protein: MSTTQQDLTVQLQGLAALVVAQDRGYVDHGLTGTTRERPGLREALAACRAGDTLVVTKLDRLARSVPDARDIVAELIAKGTRLQIAGSVHDPTDPVGRLLFSVLTRRSPRVLRSIRAAMRRARCSSLSRARGCPHRARRTELAGAQ
- a CDS encoding LPXTG cell wall anchor domain-containing protein, whose protein sequence is MPRTGSPVPTMAAAPALLALLAGGTLLVRRRLHAL
- the ctaD gene encoding cytochrome c oxidase subunit I produces the protein MATQEAVEQTPGLAPERQTLGRTIVKWVTSTDHKVIGYMYITTTFVFFCLGGLMAMVIRGELFEPGIQIVSSPGQYNELFTMHGTIMLLLFATPLFIGFGNIMVPLQIGAPDVAFPRLNMFAYWLYVLGGIMVVAGFLTPGGAASFGWFGYAPLSDATFSPGAGGDLWVMGLAMTGFGTILGSVNFITTILCMRGPGMTMFRMPIFTWNILLTAVLALMAFPVLASALFGLGADRILGAQVFAPENGGAMLWQHLFWFFGHPEVYIIAVPFFGIVSETFPVFSRKPVFGYKGLVFATIAISALSMTVWAHHMFATGAVLLPFFAIMSMLIAVPTGVKFFNWLGTMWRGKITFETPMIWSMGFLATFLFGGMTGVIIANPSLDFHVTDSYFIVAHFHYTVFGTVVFAMFAGFYFWWPKWTGKMLDERLGKIHFWLLFLGFWGTFLIQHWLGVMGMQRRVVDYLPEPDFVIMNQISSISSFVLGLSTLVFIYNVYKTHRHAPRVEMDDPWGYGMSLEWATSCPPPRHNFLRLPRIRSERPAFDLHHPEVAAMDFTDPAVLTGAHAGAGTREQE
- a CDS encoding LLM class flavin-dependent oxidoreductase → MPPSDRAPIGVVAPRDLPADRLRDFVTTADSAGFGELWVVEDLSYSGGIAQAAAALAWSDGLHVGIGILPAGVRNPAFLAMEIATLAGMFPGRVTIGLGHGVTSWMRQVGAWPASPLTLMRETAEALRALLRGERVTVTGRYVHLDDVTLDQPPSVVPPIIAGVRGPRSLALAGESMDGVMLAEPSTPEFLTRVREQIGAAAGDRFLLPVYNLGFVDDDSARAVDAARAAVAGLRGPDWTRHIDPLPFAREWRELDRAHPGDAEFAAAMPASWVETLALAGTPERVRGRIEELLAAGATSVSIFPHGEDRVAALDSLARVLPG
- a CDS encoding LLM class flavin-dependent oxidoreductase, with the protein product MIMDDDAPPRVRIGVCVLPERPWAQSADLWRRIEGLGADHAWTYDHLVWGGLPDSPWHSTMPTLAAAATVTERMGLGTFVASPNFRHPALLAKDAVTLDDLTGGRFLLGLGAGGDLDSGLLGTSPPRAERTRRFAEFTGLLDRLLTEDHTRHDGEFYTVTGARLLPGCVQQPRVPFLVAANGPRGMRVAATRGESWVTTGPQRGPAPGRADDVHTQLEQWWEGVAGLTARLTEVEAAVRPPGHAPLGRVLSLDAAGPAALSDAGFAREQVARAGELGFTDVIVHWPRAADPYRGSEAALEQLLAG
- a CDS encoding GAF and ANTAR domain-containing protein — translated: MDVAPTSEGPLVRKDGDDEAAGTELHIAAMALDLRECTSVEQTMARIVEYAMAETECDAAATVMAGTGFTVTATTVAGDVCDQDLRLRLQGGPCAELLERGDIVMVSDTHSEPHWAPWSAGVAALGFGSVLCVPLRTRLRRYASLNLFARRPRAFGTHDVRVVKIFASHAAVALASAHAESGLKVALASRELISQAQGILRARFDLAADTALGELRAYARAMSAELAQAAQVILDAEEQDRLTPRTGETPRAALRRVVPTSSGTREGAVEPRG
- a CDS encoding GAF and ANTAR domain-containing protein, which translates into the protein MSPDDAGARRDWHARALELVTAECALGAPELPTLEAVCRVLARELDAMGVVASTMSGRGDEAVLATSGPVGAALGELQFTAGQGPSYDAFETHRPALAPDLAAELFRWPGYATAAADAGVGSVFAFPLGLGAAGLGVLTVFARPAGPLSDERLSLALGCADLATELLLANPEGILTDPSAAEPGPPLGYRSHVYQAQGMVMVQLGTTLVDALARMRAHAFATDRSVTEVAEQIIGGRLVLDPTDP